A genomic region of Gemmatimonadaceae bacterium contains the following coding sequences:
- a CDS encoding cytochrome c oxidase assembly protein: MGTGSVAFVWGWEWDPPFVAAIVVAELVYVVLWARGGIGSRRLRLTPSRMAAFTAAMAVMAIALLSPIAVNGERLLSMHMVEHDLLIWVVAPLVLVGVAPMLDRAERLPAIVRNAGGHLTRPLVAWVTSTILLWVWHAPLAYAWTLADETVHHIEHLSFLGAYLLYWWPLIESSREMDSLATNGARVAYLVAGMMQSALLGALITFHQSVLYTAYLHVPGATPASALADQRLAGALMWFPGAIVFTVAAALVIRQPARLSTRVV; the protein is encoded by the coding sequence GTGGGCACGGGCTCAGTCGCTTTCGTCTGGGGGTGGGAGTGGGACCCGCCGTTCGTCGCCGCGATCGTCGTCGCCGAGCTGGTCTACGTCGTTCTGTGGGCGCGCGGCGGGATCGGCAGCCGCAGACTGCGCCTAACGCCGAGCCGCATGGCGGCATTCACGGCCGCCATGGCGGTGATGGCGATCGCGCTCCTGTCGCCGATCGCTGTGAACGGCGAGCGGCTGCTCTCGATGCACATGGTCGAGCACGATCTGCTCATCTGGGTGGTCGCGCCGCTCGTACTCGTCGGCGTCGCTCCGATGCTCGATCGCGCCGAACGGTTGCCGGCGATCGTGCGGAACGCCGGCGGTCATCTCACGCGCCCGCTCGTCGCCTGGGTGACTTCCACTATCCTGCTCTGGGTGTGGCACGCACCGCTCGCCTACGCGTGGACGCTCGCCGATGAGACAGTGCACCACATCGAGCATCTCTCGTTTCTCGGCGCCTATCTGCTTTACTGGTGGCCACTGATCGAATCGTCGCGGGAGATGGATTCGCTCGCGACCAATGGCGCACGCGTCGCCTACCTCGTTGCGGGAATGATGCAGTCCGCGCTCCTTGGCGCGCTGATCACGTTCCATCAGAGCGTGTTGTACACTGCGTACCTGCACGTGCCAGGCGCGACGCCGGCATCGGCGCTCGCCGATCAGCGGCTCGCCGGCGCTCTGATGTGGTTCCCGGGCGCGATCGTCTTCACGGTGGCGGCTGCACTCGTGATCCGCCAGCCGGCGCGCCTCTCCACTCGGGTTGTGTGA
- a CDS encoding cbb3-type cytochrome c oxidase subunit I has product MTSPHRRAPLADAAGLTPLLAPDRSNSSVLRVALVYLVVGLGSFLLMGLLGLLMRLDQGGILVIAPVWFYRVMTLHGAGMVASILLAVTGGLAAAVSATTRLSARVLWIALVIYFIGTSFVILATLVGGFGGGWTVLYPLPTHGLVWTLDAALAMYAGYLFIALGLLLYCVHMLHALARAHGGFVRLFALRFLFSLGRDTRDPLPRPPELIAGVISIDGIAAATAGMLYLVPIFLHAAGVMSVDALYAKNTVLLFGHTMANLSIYVGAGLVYAALPAFTGRPWRTTWAVVCAWDLIIILMLTNYSHHLYADFAQPVGLQLLAEIASYAVALPSFIVTIIGALTLIYRSGIRWTAAPMLLALGIWGWVFGGLGAVLDATIPVNQVLHNTMWVPAHFHTYYLLGAVAFAWGYLFYMVHELSDRRAARASSIAVWLYGIGGAGFILMFFVAGANSVPRRYAVHLTQWQMYARVAVPFVVVLAFGLAWLSWDLARRFLSAWRGTEGPALQS; this is encoded by the coding sequence GTGACGTCGCCGCATCGTCGCGCACCGCTCGCGGATGCGGCTGGCCTAACGCCGTTGCTCGCGCCGGATCGGTCCAATAGCAGCGTGCTCCGTGTGGCGCTGGTCTATCTCGTGGTCGGCCTCGGGAGCTTCCTTTTGATGGGATTGCTCGGCCTCCTCATGCGACTCGACCAGGGCGGCATCCTTGTGATCGCGCCCGTATGGTTCTACCGCGTGATGACGTTGCATGGGGCGGGCATGGTCGCTTCGATCTTGCTTGCCGTCACCGGCGGCCTCGCGGCCGCGGTGAGCGCCACCACGCGCCTCAGCGCCCGCGTCCTCTGGATCGCCCTCGTCATCTACTTCATCGGGACCAGCTTCGTGATCCTCGCGACGCTGGTCGGCGGCTTCGGTGGCGGATGGACGGTGCTCTATCCACTCCCGACTCACGGGCTCGTGTGGACGCTGGATGCCGCCCTCGCGATGTACGCCGGCTACCTCTTCATCGCGCTCGGCCTCCTCCTCTACTGCGTGCACATGCTGCACGCGCTCGCCCGCGCGCATGGCGGGTTCGTTCGCTTGTTCGCACTGCGCTTCCTGTTCTCCCTCGGACGCGACACGCGCGATCCGCTGCCGCGGCCGCCCGAGCTCATCGCCGGCGTCATCTCGATCGACGGGATCGCCGCCGCGACGGCGGGTATGCTCTATCTGGTGCCCATCTTCCTCCACGCGGCGGGCGTGATGTCCGTCGACGCGCTCTATGCGAAGAACACAGTGCTCCTTTTCGGCCACACCATGGCGAATCTGAGCATCTACGTGGGGGCCGGGCTCGTCTACGCGGCGCTGCCCGCCTTTACCGGCCGGCCGTGGCGGACGACGTGGGCCGTGGTGTGCGCGTGGGACCTGATCATCATCCTCATGCTAACGAACTACTCGCACCACCTGTACGCGGATTTCGCACAGCCCGTCGGGCTTCAGCTCCTCGCCGAGATCGCCTCGTACGCTGTCGCGCTACCGTCGTTCATCGTCACCATCATTGGGGCGCTCACGCTCATCTACCGCTCCGGCATTCGCTGGACGGCGGCGCCGATGCTGCTGGCACTCGGGATCTGGGGATGGGTGTTCGGTGGCCTGGGCGCGGTGCTCGACGCCACGATTCCAGTGAACCAAGTGCTGCACAACACGATGTGGGTGCCCGCGCACTTCCACACTTATTATCTGCTCGGCGCAGTGGCGTTCGCGTGGGGATACCTGTTCTACATGGTGCACGAGCTGAGCGATCGGCGCGCCGCTCGCGCGAGCTCGATCGCCGTATGGTTGTACGGGATCGGCGGCGCGGGTTTCATCCTCATGTTCTTTGTGGCCGGCGCGAACAGCGTTCCGCGACGGTACGCCGTGCACCTCACGCAGTGGCAGATGTACGCGCGCGTAGCCGTCCCCTTCGTGGTCGTTCTCGCCTTCGGGCTCGCCTGGCTCTCGTGGGATCTGGCGAGGCGCTTTCTGTCGGCGTGGCGCGGAACCGAGGGTCCGGCCTTGCAGTCCTGA